A region from the Microcoleus sp. FACHB-672 genome encodes:
- a CDS encoding long-chain fatty acid--CoA ligase, with translation MNLPAADLYSYMTERERANIADMAEYNSVQSLPEIWPLARSRFSQTIALWDPHAKPEVKLTYTQLADQIQQFAGGIQSLGLPPAIDGVPPRVALFSDNSPRWFIADQGIMTAGGADAVRSSQADRDELLYILENSGSTGLVVENLATLNKLRPQLDELPVQWVVLLSDEQPPESETLKLVNYTQLMAEAASQTLRLAMPKRQTLATLLYTSGTTGKPKGVSLTHDNFLHQISTLGVALQAHMGDCALTILPTWHSFGRIGEYFLLSQGCTQIYTNIRYVKQDLKQYKPQYLIAVPRLWESIYEAIQKQFREQPANKQKLVKTLLGLSQSYIDSRRTLQTLRLEPHPPSLPEKLLAGIKTAAFWPFHTFADRLVYGKIREATGGRMKYAICGGGSLAMHLENFFEIVNVQLLVGYGLTETTPVLTARRPWHNLRGSSGRPLPATEIRIVDPETRQVLPVGERGLVLARGPQLMQGYFQNPQATSKAIDKDGWFDTGDLGWLTPGNDIVLTGRAKDTIVLTNGENIEPQPIEDACVRSPYIDQIMLVGQDQKVLGALIVPNLDALQKWAIEQNMSLPADGKALDLGNKPIQELFRQELNREVPNRPGYRPDDRIGPFRLIAEPFTMENGMMTQTLKIKRPVVMEHYRDMINGMFS, from the coding sequence ATGAATCTCCCCGCCGCCGACCTTTATTCCTACATGACCGAGCGAGAACGCGCCAACATTGCCGACATGGCAGAATACAATTCTGTGCAGTCTTTGCCAGAAATTTGGCCCCTAGCGCGTTCTCGCTTCAGCCAGACAATCGCCCTCTGGGACCCGCACGCCAAACCAGAAGTCAAGCTTACCTATACACAGCTAGCCGATCAAATTCAACAATTTGCCGGCGGCATTCAGTCCCTAGGCTTGCCCCCAGCAATTGATGGAGTGCCCCCCCGTGTTGCCCTGTTTTCTGATAACAGTCCCCGATGGTTCATTGCTGATCAAGGCATCATGACTGCCGGCGGCGCGGATGCCGTGAGATCCTCCCAAGCAGACAGGGATGAACTGCTTTATATCTTGGAAAATAGTGGCAGCACCGGCTTAGTTGTAGAAAACCTCGCCACACTGAACAAACTGCGTCCCCAGCTAGACGAGTTGCCGGTGCAGTGGGTTGTTTTACTCTCAGATGAACAACCCCCCGAATCAGAAACCCTGAAACTTGTCAACTACACCCAACTGATGGCAGAAGCGGCAAGCCAAACCCTCAGACTAGCCATGCCAAAACGCCAAACTCTGGCCACCCTTCTCTACACCTCCGGCACTACCGGCAAACCCAAAGGCGTCAGCCTCACCCATGACAACTTCCTGCATCAAATTAGTACCCTAGGGGTGGCACTGCAAGCGCACATGGGCGACTGCGCCCTTACTATTCTCCCCACCTGGCATAGCTTCGGGCGAATTGGAGAATACTTCCTTCTTTCCCAAGGTTGCACCCAAATTTACACCAACATTCGTTACGTTAAGCAAGACTTAAAACAATACAAACCGCAATACCTAATCGCCGTCCCTCGTCTGTGGGAATCGATTTATGAAGCGATTCAGAAACAGTTTCGTGAACAACCGGCTAATAAGCAGAAATTGGTGAAGACCTTGCTGGGTCTCAGTCAGAGCTACATCGACTCTCGCCGCACTCTGCAAACGTTGCGCCTAGAACCTCATCCTCCCTCACTTCCTGAAAAGTTACTGGCCGGCATCAAAACAGCCGCTTTCTGGCCATTTCATACGTTCGCAGACCGACTGGTTTATGGCAAGATCCGGGAAGCTACAGGGGGCCGAATGAAGTACGCCATCTGTGGAGGAGGTTCCCTGGCAATGCACTTAGAAAACTTTTTTGAAATTGTTAATGTGCAACTGCTAGTTGGTTATGGGTTGACGGAAACCACGCCGGTTTTAACCGCACGGCGTCCTTGGCATAACTTGCGAGGTTCTTCTGGCCGACCTCTTCCCGCAACCGAAATTCGCATTGTCGATCCAGAAACCCGCCAAGTTTTACCTGTCGGTGAACGCGGTTTAGTTCTGGCACGCGGGCCGCAACTCATGCAAGGCTATTTTCAAAATCCCCAAGCAACGAGTAAGGCAATTGACAAAGACGGCTGGTTTGACACCGGCGACTTGGGCTGGCTGACACCGGGTAATGATATTGTTCTCACGGGTCGCGCCAAGGATACGATTGTGCTAACCAATGGGGAAAATATCGAGCCTCAACCGATTGAAGATGCCTGTGTTCGCAGCCCTTACATTGATCAAATTATGTTAGTTGGTCAAGACCAAAAAGTGCTGGGTGCTTTGATTGTGCCCAACTTGGACGCATTGCAAAAATGGGCAATTGAGCAAAATATGTCGCTGCCGGCAGATGGAAAAGCACTTGATTTGGGCAACAAGCCGATTCAAGAGTTGTTCCGCCAAGAATTAAATCGCGAAGTGCCAAACCGGCCCGGATACCGCCCTGACGACCGCATTGGACCCTTTCGCCTGATTGCCGAACCCTTTACGATGGAAAACGGCATGATGACACAAACGCTGAAAATTAAGCGACCCGTTGTGATGGAACACTACCGCGATATGATTAACGGGATGTTTTCTTGA
- a CDS encoding YlqD family protein, whose translation MDAANSLLLKRAITVKAIVTSRWKEEAQQQLQAQINQLDSQLQQLEMQGQRMISEIQRQSLQPPGPQVMQQIENIQGQVNQKKSELLEQKNQILQQLQQVQQLELEQEVNQGQIESFFRIERGDNLIHKMQVEILLRDGVVEEIRGDL comes from the coding sequence ATGGATGCGGCCAACTCTTTATTACTGAAGCGCGCTATTACGGTTAAAGCTATCGTCACCTCACGGTGGAAAGAAGAAGCGCAACAGCAACTCCAAGCCCAAATCAACCAACTAGACAGTCAGTTGCAACAGCTAGAAATGCAAGGGCAGCGGATGATTTCGGAAATTCAGAGGCAAAGCTTGCAGCCCCCCGGCCCTCAGGTAATGCAACAAATTGAAAACATTCAAGGCCAGGTGAATCAAAAGAAAAGTGAGCTGCTAGAGCAAAAAAATCAAATCTTGCAACAGTTGCAACAAGTGCAACAGTTAGAACTTGAACAAGAGGTAAACCAAGGTCAAATTGAAAGCTTTTTCCGCATTGAGCGCGGTGACAACTTGATTCACAAAATGCAAGTTGAAATTCTGCTGCGCGATGGTGTGGTAGAGGAAATTCGCGGCGATCTCTAG
- a CDS encoding dihydrolipoamide acetyltransferase family protein, with translation MIHEVFMPALSSTMTEGKIVSWEKSPGDKIEKGETVVVVESDKADMDVESFYEGYLATIIVSAGDSAPVGAAIALVAETEAEIESAKQQAAGKSQPTAKSATPEPAAATQSKVEEPAITQASTSRQNGRSIASPRAKKLAKELSVDLKSLHGSGPHGRIVAEDVEAAAGKTKQPTGTTATPGMTPPTPTPASAPAPQVKPAAPAAPVAVAPGQVVPFNTLQNAVVRNMVASLQVPVFRVGYTITTDHLDKLYKQIKSKGVTMTALLAKAVAVTLQKHPLLNATYTDAGIQHNSGINIAVAVAMEGGGLITPVLQNADQVDIYSLSRSWKDLVERSRAKQLQPAEYTTGTFTLSNLGMYGVDSFDAILPPGQGSILAIGGARPQVVATEDGMMGVRRQMTVNITCDHRIIYGADAAAFLQDLAKLIETNTQSLTM, from the coding sequence ATGATTCACGAAGTTTTCATGCCGGCCCTCAGTTCCACCATGACCGAAGGCAAAATTGTATCTTGGGAAAAATCTCCAGGGGACAAAATCGAAAAAGGTGAAACGGTGGTGGTGGTCGAGTCTGACAAGGCAGATATGGATGTGGAATCCTTCTATGAAGGGTATCTAGCCACGATCATCGTATCTGCCGGCGACTCCGCTCCAGTTGGCGCTGCGATTGCTTTGGTGGCTGAAACAGAAGCAGAAATCGAAAGCGCCAAGCAGCAAGCTGCTGGCAAAAGTCAGCCGACAGCAAAAAGTGCAACTCCCGAACCGGCAGCAGCCACTCAGTCGAAAGTTGAAGAACCGGCCATTACTCAGGCAAGCACCAGCCGGCAAAACGGGCGCAGCATTGCTTCACCCCGAGCCAAGAAGCTGGCAAAGGAACTTAGCGTTGATTTGAAGTCCCTGCATGGAAGTGGCCCACATGGCCGAATTGTGGCCGAGGATGTGGAAGCGGCTGCCGGCAAGACGAAACAGCCGACTGGGACCACGGCAACACCAGGAATGACACCCCCGACACCGACACCGGCATCGGCCCCGGCCCCTCAAGTGAAGCCGGCAGCCCCCGCCGCCCCGGTAGCTGTCGCACCGGGCCAAGTGGTGCCCTTCAACACCCTGCAAAATGCAGTGGTGCGGAATATGGTGGCAAGTTTGCAAGTGCCGGTGTTCCGTGTGGGCTATACCATTACGACGGATCATTTAGATAAGCTTTACAAGCAAATCAAGTCCAAAGGCGTTACCATGACAGCGCTGCTGGCAAAAGCCGTGGCGGTGACACTGCAAAAACACCCCCTGCTAAATGCCACCTACACAGATGCGGGAATTCAGCATAACTCCGGAATTAATATTGCGGTGGCGGTGGCAATGGAAGGCGGCGGCTTGATCACGCCGGTGTTGCAAAATGCCGATCAAGTTGATATCTACTCCCTGTCTCGCAGCTGGAAGGATTTAGTGGAGCGCTCCAGAGCGAAGCAATTACAGCCGGCGGAGTACACCACGGGTACCTTCACTTTATCCAACCTGGGAATGTACGGGGTGGATAGCTTCGATGCGATTTTGCCGCCTGGACAAGGTTCAATTCTGGCAATTGGAGGGGCGCGGCCTCAAGTCGTAGCCACTGAAGATGGCATGATGGGTGTACGCCGGCAAATGACGGTCAATATCACCTGTGACCACCGGATTATCTACGGTGCGGATGCTGCAGCATTCTTGCAGGATTTGGCAAAATTGATTGAAACAAATACTCAATCACTGACCATGTAG
- a CDS encoding ROK family protein: MVETTGSARTLAVDIGGSGIKVIVLDEAGEPLTERSRVETPQPPKPEAVLAAITQLAAGQGEFDRVSVGFPGVVRNGVTYTAANLDPDWAEFDLAAALTERLGKPVRVANDADMQGMGAIAGNGVELVVTLGTGFGSALFVNGKLVPNLEMGHHPFRKGETYEQQLGRAALDDIGQKRWNRRLEKAIGTLGRLFNYDCLYIGGGEAKKVSLELPANLKIVPNISGLLGGIALWRD, encoded by the coding sequence ATGGTTGAAACAACTGGATCGGCCCGCACCCTAGCCGTAGACATTGGCGGCAGTGGCATCAAAGTAATCGTCTTGGATGAAGCCGGTGAACCTCTGACGGAACGCAGTCGGGTGGAGACACCGCAACCCCCCAAGCCGGAGGCGGTACTCGCGGCAATCACCCAATTAGCCGCCGGACAGGGTGAATTTGATCGCGTCTCCGTGGGATTTCCCGGTGTGGTACGAAATGGCGTCACCTATACGGCAGCGAATTTAGACCCTGATTGGGCGGAATTTGACTTGGCAGCAGCACTGACAGAACGCTTAGGCAAGCCGGTGCGGGTGGCAAATGATGCGGATATGCAGGGAATGGGGGCAATTGCCGGCAATGGAGTTGAACTGGTTGTCACTTTGGGCACCGGCTTTGGTTCTGCACTATTTGTTAATGGTAAATTAGTGCCGAATTTGGAAATGGGACATCATCCATTTCGCAAAGGGGAAACCTACGAACAACAGTTAGGGCGTGCGGCGCTGGACGATATTGGTCAAAAACGCTGGAATCGGCGCTTGGAAAAAGCGATTGGCACCCTTGGGCGTTTGTTTAATTATGATTGCCTTTATATCGGTGGTGGGGAGGCAAAAAAAGTATCCCTTGAGTTGCCGGCGAATCTCAAAATTGTGCCGAATATTAGTGGTTTATTAGGTGGCATTGCTTTGTGGCGGGATTAG
- a CDS encoding zinc-dependent alcohol dehydrogenase family protein, protein MKAVVMTAVGDPEVLQLQDIPQPNIEKDTEILVRLKAAGVNPVDTKLRKGGTFYPDKTPAVLGCDGAGIVEATGSAVSKFNTGDEVYFCNGGLGGPTGNYAEYAVIDERFAAKKPASLSFAEAAAAPLVLLTAWEALYDRARLQAGQKVLIHAGAGGVGHVAIQLAKLQGAEVCTTVGDEEKAEFVRQLGADLAILYKQTDFVQATLDWTDGEGADIVFDTVGGETFYKSCPAVRVYGDLVTILEPEPEYGNLKIARLRNLRISLELMLTPMWQGLAKYQEEQAKILQQCADMIDEGRLKIHLGKTFPLQEAAAAHHLQETASMTGKIVLLID, encoded by the coding sequence ATGAAAGCAGTGGTGATGACCGCAGTCGGCGATCCAGAAGTCCTGCAATTACAAGATATTCCACAACCGAATATTGAAAAAGATACAGAAATTTTAGTGCGGTTAAAAGCAGCCGGGGTTAACCCTGTCGATACCAAACTTCGCAAAGGGGGGACTTTTTACCCAGACAAAACACCGGCAGTGCTGGGGTGTGATGGTGCCGGCATTGTTGAAGCAACCGGCAGTGCTGTTAGTAAGTTTAACACTGGCGATGAAGTTTATTTCTGCAATGGTGGACTTGGTGGCCCTACCGGCAACTATGCGGAATATGCTGTTATTGATGAGCGCTTTGCTGCTAAAAAACCCGCTTCATTGAGCTTTGCTGAAGCCGCCGCAGCCCCTCTGGTTCTCTTGACGGCTTGGGAAGCACTTTATGATCGCGCACGCTTGCAAGCCGGCCAAAAAGTGTTAATTCATGCCGGTGCTGGTGGGGTGGGTCATGTGGCAATTCAATTGGCAAAATTGCAAGGTGCTGAGGTTTGTACGACGGTAGGTGATGAAGAAAAAGCTGAGTTTGTCCGGCAACTCGGTGCCGATTTAGCGATTTTATACAAACAAACCGACTTTGTTCAAGCGACTTTAGACTGGACGGATGGAGAAGGTGCGGATATTGTTTTCGACACTGTCGGCGGAGAAACTTTTTATAAAAGTTGTCCAGCGGTGCGAGTTTATGGCGATCTTGTCACAATTTTAGAGCCAGAACCTGAATATGGAAATTTAAAAATCGCTCGGCTACGAAACTTGCGAATTAGTTTAGAATTGATGCTCACACCGATGTGGCAAGGCTTGGCGAAATATCAGGAAGAGCAAGCAAAGATTCTGCAACAATGTGCTGATATGATTGATGAAGGCCGGCTCAAAATTCATTTGGGTAAAACTTTCCCCTTGCAAGAAGCCGCAGCAGCTCACCATCTGCAAGAAACGGCTTCCATGACTGGCAAAATTGTCTTGCTGATCGACTAA